The following are from one region of the Hyla sarda isolate aHylSar1 chromosome 6, aHylSar1.hap1, whole genome shotgun sequence genome:
- the GABARAPL2 gene encoding gamma-aminobutyric acid receptor-associated protein-like 2, whose amino-acid sequence MKWMFKEDHALEHRCVESAKIRAKYPDRVPVIVEKVSGSQIVDIDKRKYLVPSDITVAQFMWIIRKRIQLPSEKAIFLFVDKTVPQSSLTMGQLYEKEKDEDGFLYVAYSGENTFGF is encoded by the exons AACACAGGTGCGTGGAGTCGGCAAAAATCCGAGCCAAATATCCAGACCGTGTTCCG GTCATCGTGGAGAAAGTTTCCGGCTCACAAATTGTGGATATAGACAAGCGAAAATACCTGGTCCCTTCTGACATCACTGTGGCTCAGTTTATGTGGATCATCAGAAAACGCATCCAGCTGCCTTCAGAAAAAGCCATCTTCTTGTTTGTAGACAAGACTGTGCCACAGTCTAG TCTAACCATGGGACAGCTGTACGAAAAGGAAAAAGATGAAGACGGCTTTTTGTATGTGGCATACAGCGGAGAGAACACATTTGGCTTTTAA